One Nicotiana tabacum cultivar K326 chromosome 23, ASM71507v2, whole genome shotgun sequence genomic window, ATGGAGTAGCTGGTAAAATTCTTGAGGTTTTAAGTCCACTAACTATGTTTTTCTCTCCTTACCCGTCTCCAGCAAAAGCACTGGTAAAAAAATATTGACCAATTTGTCCACAATTCTTTTTTGGGTCCGAATAGTTTCAATTGAATCCCTTCATCAAGAATTTAAATTGCGTAAACAAGGTAAAAATAATTCCTTTTGTATATGTAAAAATAGTTGAATCGTCCATAAATAAGGAATAACCTTGGTATAGTGACAAAGGTGACTTATAATTGTTGGGCAAAATAAAGTTGATCGGTCGGCCGAAATTAATTACATCCGCTAGTCAAATAATgtgtatcatatatatatatatatatatatatatatatatatatatatatatatatatatatatatatatatatatacatacatacatacatacatacatacatatactttTTTGTGATAGGTatctaaaaatatacatttcgtAAAATGGTTTTAGATTGCAATTTTGAGTCCTAAATATAGCAATTTAATCTCCTTGTTGTAATTTTTAGTTCCTTGGAATTGGCACAATCGTATTATCACTTATATGTATCCTCCAAAGGAGAGATAAATTAGAAGGATTGAGATATATTATGTTTTTTAAAGTTTAGCAGTTCATGTCTATAGTTCGTAATCACTGCTGTAGTTTTAATAAAATATGTACAGACGAGATAGAGATCAATTACCTACCAAGCTAGGATAAAATGACAACTGCATCATTTAAAGATTGTTTGAATTTAATCAACTATCTTAATTTAATTCTATCAATGCTAAAATCACCCACCGAAAAATACGTCCTGTTTTCAGAGTTTTGAGGTTTATttattcagatttttttttttctgagGTAGATGCTAAATTTGCTTCTTTAATCGTAATATTCATAGGCGGACCCTACCCTTTGGGTACGGGAGTCACTGACCCCGAtaactttgaatttttttatttttatacgtGTATATATCTTAAATAACAAGTAATATATTTTGATTGACACCCTGAAATTTAAATTAGGCAACTTCATTGGCCGATTTAAAGGGGCACACCTTAAATTTTAGAGTGTTGCTTGGTTTTGATTCAGACTCCAGCATTTACTTAAATTTTTATTCGACATTGGTAACCCTGCCAATTTCAAATGGTGGGTCCGCCACGGGTAGTAATATACACAATTATGATAATAGCAACAATGATAATtattatgaaggatttagtttgaCCATCGTAGAGTTATTAAGTGACAAACGTGCCTAAACATGCACCATGCACTTGCACGACAAACATATATAGTTTCACTAAACAACTCACATCTTAAGAAATCCACTCTGTCTCGTTATTTTCATATGGTAGTACTTTAcaagatcaaaattttatttaagtATTATTATAGTACTTAGCTTAGTTGCCTTGTCGTTTCGTTAATTCCTTTAAAAATCATCTTAGGTGAATTACTCTGATCTTCAATCCTAGATGTGCCAATTACGTACGCCATTAGTTTGTAATTTATATAATATAGGTGCACGTGAGCTCTCCCGTTTTAGGGACTACTGACTAGTATactaattctttttctttctttccattaTCTTATTAGATATTGTCCTTTTGCTAAtgttttctttaaagattgccaAGATTTTCTTGGTGAGCTATGACTTCATGAAATGATTATGCCACGAACATTTTTTGCAATCAAAATGGATACAATTGAAAAATAACATTATCCAAGCTGTCCACTCAATAACATCCAAAAATGTTACAAGAAgataagaataaaaagaaaagggcAGCTCAGTACACAAGTATCCGGAGAAGGACCACATTCCAAGTGGTGTGATGTAAATAGCATAGTCTAATACAAGATTAGTGGTTGCTTTCATAGCTCGAACACGTGACCTATTGGTCATATGGAGATCATTTTACCGGTTCTCTTTCGTGTTGAAGATTAGAATGATTATGATATATAATTTGTCAACGGGTTGGAATTTATGGGGTgtcgttccttttttttttttcctccttAATTTAGAAGAAAGCACCCCATCGCATTAGAATTATTGAGTGAAACAGAATAAGCTAAGACATAATTATGGTGTAATCTGAATGGTATTAAATTtaagatttaagttatatacaataacaatttcttttacaagtACAATTTGTTTAAACTTAACTTTATAAGTGCAGCAACTTTGCTAGCAGCTAACACTCCTGAAAAGACGACGGCAGTAACGGTGGGGACAGCCGATCACAGGACACCAGACATACGTAATCAGATCACAGCAGGGGCCGCCACCAGCAGTGTGGCGGCCGCCAACGGTGTTACTACCACCGAGAGCAAAGTTGGTGGCAGGAGATTCAGTTTCAGACGATCTTCTTCCCCTTCTTGGACCGTTGATCCCAGGAGGATACTAATTTTCTTTGCTACCCTGTAATTATCTCAGCTTGTTAAACAAtgttattcctttttctttttggtagtGTTATACAAACTGATGGGCATTGTAAAAACAGCTGACTtttgtttttattgttttttcATTGACAGATCAAGTATTGGAACAATactattgatctatttcactctATCCATGGCCAAGGTTAATGGAGAAGACAAAGCTTCTTATTAATCTATTTCATACTATCCATTGCCAGGCAAAATGGAGAAGACAGTTTTCAGTTAACAGAAGAGATGTGGGGAACTGTTTGCTCTCTTAAATAACAAAGTGATAAAAAGGCCAAGCTACTACTTGCAAATTCCAACTCAGAAGTCTGATATCGAGGCAGAAGAGATATTGAAGAGATATTGAGCATGACTAGTTTTTGAATAACAAAAAGGAGTTAGATGAATGGAGCCAAAAGAGATGCTAAAATTACAGCTTGGCCTTCCATTAGAAAGAATTCAAAGAAATAACTTCAATCAGCTGCCAACACAACATGAAAAAGATGTGAAATATTCAAATAATGAGTGGCGGGGTTTGGAACACAtgtatatctttttttttctttttttttttatgtgtttTTGGTTATGTTTTTTGGTTTGGTATATTATACAGAAGTTGTTTTTGAGAACCAGGAGTAATATTTTGCGATCCTCTACTGTAAGCTATTAATAGAACAAGACATACCTCTTTATTGAAGCATATAGGGCAGTAGTGGTTGTATAAACTTCTCTATTACAAAGCAGTTATACGTGCAGTGCATATTTATTCAACTTACTCTGAGATAAGCATAACATTCCACACCGCAACAGCTTGCCCGTATTGTATGAGCATGACACCAATGCCATGCCAAGTAGGACAGGATAGCCTTGGGAGGAACAAGGCAGCATTGGCAGTG contains:
- the LOC107828190 gene encoding uncharacterized protein LOC107828190 isoform X2, whose translation is MGAENQSLNREFGEKGVEKISVSDHINGLKCTSSKSESFVVNMETISHLVEKEISGNSRITRNLSRKGSLRGGEKRTNFNAMNEKDTNLMATSPRATLLAANTPEKTTAVTVGTADHRTPDIRNQITAGAATSSVAAANGVTTTESKVGGRRFSFRRSSSPSWTVDPRRILIFFATLSSIGTILLIYFTLSMAKVNGEDKASY
- the LOC107828190 gene encoding uncharacterized protein LOC107828190 isoform X1, which translates into the protein MGAENQSLNREFGEKGVEKISVSDHINGLKCTSSKSESFVVNMETISHLVEKEISGNSRITLQRNLSRKGSLRGGEKRTNFNAMNEKDTNLMATSPRATLLAANTPEKTTAVTVGTADHRTPDIRNQITAGAATSSVAAANGVTTTESKVGGRRFSFRRSSSPSWTVDPRRILIFFATLSSIGTILLIYFTLSMAKVNGEDKASY